The following proteins are co-located in the Parafannyhessea umbonata genome:
- a CDS encoding ABC transporter ATP-binding protein: MANPYAAGGSAAATISTVRGNAGAGEGPNQEMDVTGYGVGTVLRRVMRYVGPHLPLLVVAFLTAAASVVLQLYVPVLIGNAIDCMVAAGRVDFARLAPILQRLASVVAAAGACQWVQGYCTNRLSYNTARDLRVDAYGKLERLPLSFVDSHSHGDLLSRVINDVDQVSDGLLQGFTQLFNGVATIVGTIAFMLSISVSVALVVILLTPLSVLAAGIITRKSAASFAAQQALQGELGGFAEEVIGNQKLVTAFAHAPADVATFGRVNSRLYEKGVRAQFISSLSNPSTRLVNNITYAAVAIAGCASVISGWPTPLTVGQVQSFLSYANQYMKPFNEISAVVTQVQTAFASARRLLALMDAVEEEPDAPTAKALPAPRGELEMDHVCFSYTKDRPLLQDVCIHVPAGKRFALVGPTGCGKTTLINLLLRFYDVDGGTITLDGADTRGLTRQSLRSAFGMVLQETWLFEGTVRDNIAYGVPGATDEQVVAAARRAHAHKFIMQLPQGYQTLVGEGGGALSQGQRQLLCIARVMMCDPAVLLLDEATSSIDTRTELQVQDAFDRMMEGRTSLVVAHRLSTVRNADCIIVMRDGRVVEKGTHDELLAAGGFYRDLYQSQFAR, encoded by the coding sequence ATGGCAAATCCGTATGCAGCCGGCGGATCTGCCGCCGCAACCATATCCACGGTCCGCGGCAACGCGGGCGCGGGGGAAGGTCCCAACCAGGAGATGGACGTCACCGGCTACGGCGTGGGCACGGTGCTGCGCCGCGTCATGCGCTACGTGGGGCCGCACCTGCCGCTTCTGGTGGTGGCGTTCTTGACGGCTGCCGCGTCCGTCGTGCTGCAGCTGTACGTTCCGGTGCTCATAGGCAACGCCATCGACTGCATGGTCGCCGCCGGCCGCGTGGACTTCGCGCGCCTCGCGCCCATCCTGCAAAGGCTCGCCTCTGTGGTGGCCGCCGCGGGCGCGTGCCAGTGGGTGCAGGGCTACTGCACGAACCGCCTCTCGTACAACACGGCGCGCGACCTGCGCGTGGACGCATACGGCAAGCTCGAGCGCCTGCCGCTCTCGTTCGTGGACTCGCACTCCCACGGCGACCTTCTGTCCCGCGTGATAAACGACGTGGACCAGGTGAGCGACGGCCTGCTGCAGGGCTTCACGCAGCTGTTCAACGGCGTTGCCACCATCGTGGGCACAATCGCGTTCATGCTTTCCATCTCCGTGTCCGTCGCGCTCGTGGTCATCCTGCTCACGCCGCTCTCCGTGCTGGCGGCAGGCATCATAACGCGCAAGTCCGCGGCGTCGTTCGCGGCGCAGCAGGCGCTCCAGGGCGAGCTCGGCGGATTCGCGGAGGAGGTCATCGGCAACCAGAAGCTCGTGACGGCGTTTGCGCACGCGCCGGCAGACGTTGCCACGTTTGGCCGCGTAAACTCCCGGCTGTACGAGAAGGGCGTGCGTGCGCAGTTCATAAGCAGCCTCAGCAACCCGTCCACCAGGCTCGTGAACAACATCACGTACGCCGCGGTCGCGATCGCCGGTTGCGCGAGCGTCATATCTGGCTGGCCCACGCCGCTTACCGTGGGCCAGGTGCAGAGCTTCCTCTCGTACGCAAACCAGTACATGAAGCCGTTCAACGAGATTTCCGCCGTCGTGACGCAGGTACAGACCGCGTTCGCCTCCGCGCGGCGCCTGCTCGCGCTCATGGACGCCGTGGAGGAGGAGCCCGACGCCCCAACCGCGAAGGCGCTTCCGGCGCCGCGTGGCGAGCTCGAGATGGACCACGTGTGCTTCTCGTACACGAAGGACCGCCCGCTTCTTCAGGACGTGTGCATCCACGTGCCGGCCGGCAAGCGCTTTGCGCTGGTGGGCCCCACCGGCTGCGGCAAGACGACGCTCATCAATCTGCTGCTGCGATTCTACGACGTGGACGGCGGCACCATCACGCTCGACGGCGCGGACACGCGCGGCCTCACGCGGCAGAGCCTGCGCTCCGCGTTCGGCATGGTGCTGCAAGAGACGTGGCTGTTCGAGGGCACGGTGCGCGACAACATCGCCTACGGCGTGCCGGGCGCCACGGACGAGCAGGTGGTCGCCGCGGCAAGACGCGCCCACGCGCACAAGTTCATCATGCAGCTGCCCCAGGGCTACCAGACGCTGGTGGGCGAGGGCGGAGGCGCCCTTTCGCAGGGGCAGCGCCAGCTGCTGTGCATAGCCCGCGTCATGATGTGCGACCCGGCGGTGCTCTTGCTCGACGAGGCCACGAGCTCCATCGACACCCGCACGGAGCTGCAGGTGCAGGACGCGTTCGACCGCATGATGGAAGGCCGCACGTCGCTTGTGGTCGCACACAGGCTCTCGACCGTGCGCAACGCGGACTGCATCATCGTCATGCGCGACGGCCGCGTGGTGGAGAAGGGCACGCACGACGAGCTGCTGGCCGCCGGCGGGTTCTATCGCGACCTCTACCAGAGCCAGTTCGCCCGCTAA
- a CDS encoding ABC transporter ATP-binding protein has protein sequence MRELLSKYLRGYRGRVTVGMTVKVVEVVFDLMTPMIVARMIDVGVARHDARYVLRMGALLVCLSCVGYCFTLVCQRMAALVSQGMGTDLRDALFRKTMELSAEDVDRFGTPSLTTRITNDVNQVQVAIALGIRQLIRWPLLAVGSMVAALLIDVRLGCIFLLCTPLIALVFWFVMSRAVPYFRQMQTRLDRVSLITRESLSGVRVIRAFRREKDEFDRFSRAANDQAATAVAAGRLTALLSPATFVVLNAGVVAILWSGAFRVSAGDLTQGEVMAFVNYMTQTLLAVAYVANLVVTFTRGSASAQRIMEVLDARPALAQTATDDVRLPARGAAPAVGMRDATFCYAGSSQPALAHVTLDVREGETLGVIGGTGSGKSTLAQLLPRLYDTTSGSVSVLGRDVREWPLDQLRSTVAIVPQRASLMTGTVRSNLTWRKPDATDEELWDALALAQADDFVRAKPAGLDEPVEADGKNFSGGQRQRLTIARALVGSPRIVVLDDSASALDFATDARLRQALASLSGTTTSVVVSQRVSAVMGATKVLVLDHGHVAGIGTHAELLRTCALYREICLSQLSPEEVSA, from the coding sequence TTGCGGGAGCTGCTGAGCAAGTACCTGCGGGGATACCGCGGGCGCGTGACCGTGGGCATGACGGTCAAGGTGGTGGAGGTCGTGTTCGACCTCATGACGCCCATGATCGTGGCGCGCATGATAGACGTGGGCGTCGCGCGCCACGACGCGCGCTACGTGCTGAGGATGGGCGCGCTTTTGGTGTGCCTCTCGTGCGTGGGCTATTGCTTCACGCTGGTGTGCCAGAGGATGGCGGCCCTGGTGTCGCAGGGCATGGGCACGGACCTGCGCGACGCGCTCTTCCGCAAGACGATGGAGCTCTCCGCCGAGGACGTGGACCGCTTTGGCACGCCGTCCCTTACCACGCGCATCACGAACGACGTGAACCAGGTGCAGGTGGCGATCGCCCTGGGCATCCGCCAGCTCATACGCTGGCCGCTTCTGGCCGTGGGCTCCATGGTGGCCGCGCTTCTGATCGACGTCCGCCTAGGCTGCATCTTCCTTCTGTGCACGCCGCTCATCGCGCTCGTGTTCTGGTTCGTGATGTCGCGCGCCGTGCCGTACTTCCGGCAGATGCAGACGCGCCTTGACCGCGTGAGCCTCATCACGCGCGAGTCGCTTTCCGGCGTGCGCGTCATACGCGCGTTCCGTCGCGAGAAGGACGAGTTTGACCGCTTTAGCCGTGCCGCGAACGACCAGGCCGCCACGGCCGTGGCCGCGGGCAGGCTGACGGCGCTTCTGAGCCCGGCCACGTTCGTGGTGCTGAACGCCGGCGTGGTCGCCATCCTGTGGAGCGGCGCGTTTCGCGTGAGCGCGGGCGACCTAACGCAGGGGGAGGTCATGGCGTTCGTCAACTACATGACGCAGACGCTTCTGGCCGTGGCATACGTGGCGAACCTCGTGGTCACGTTCACGCGCGGGTCGGCCTCAGCGCAGCGCATCATGGAGGTGCTGGACGCGAGGCCGGCCCTTGCGCAGACGGCGACGGACGACGTGAGGCTCCCCGCCCGCGGAGCTGCGCCGGCCGTGGGCATGAGGGACGCCACGTTCTGCTATGCGGGCTCCTCGCAGCCGGCGCTCGCGCACGTGACGCTTGACGTGCGCGAGGGGGAGACCCTGGGCGTCATAGGCGGCACGGGCTCGGGCAAGTCGACGCTGGCGCAGCTTCTGCCGCGCCTGTACGACACCACGTCCGGCAGTGTGAGCGTGCTCGGGCGCGACGTGCGCGAGTGGCCGCTGGACCAGCTGCGCTCCACCGTGGCCATCGTGCCGCAGCGGGCATCGCTCATGACGGGGACGGTCCGCTCGAACCTGACGTGGAGAAAGCCTGACGCGACGGACGAGGAGCTGTGGGACGCTCTCGCTCTTGCTCAGGCGGACGACTTCGTGAGGGCGAAGCCGGCGGGACTCGACGAGCCGGTTGAGGCCGACGGCAAGAACTTCAGCGGCGGCCAGCGCCAGCGCCTCACCATCGCGCGTGCCCTCGTGGGGTCGCCGCGCATTGTGGTGCTGGACGACTCCGCCTCCGCACTCGACTTCGCGACGGACGCGCGCCTGAGGCAGGCCCTGGCCTCGCTTTCGGGCACGACGACGAGCGTCGTCGTTTCTCAGCGCGTGAGCGCGGTTATGGGTGCCACGAAGGTGCTCGTGCTCGACCACGGCCACGTGGCCGGCATCGGCACGCACGCGGAGCTGCTGCGCACGTGCGCGCTGTACCGCGAGATCTGCCTGTCGCAGCTCTCGCCGGAGGAGGTGTCCGCATAA
- a CDS encoding ABC-F family ATP-binding cassette domain-containing protein — MGILIGCEHLSMEWPGKQVLRDQTIGINEGERIGIVGRNGDGKSTLLELVAKRLEPDSGKVTYRNNIEVGMLAQDDALDDADTVEHAVVGDVPEYVWASDPKVRSIVDELLGDVDWHARVGELSGGQRRRCDLARVLVGTWDVILMDEPTNHLDMGAITWLARHLRHRWQQGQGALLVVTHDRWFLDEVCEHMWEVHDGVIDPFEGGYSAYIQQRVERQRQAAVTEERRQNTLRKELNWLAHGAKARSSKPKFRIDAAMALLADDPPLRNTTELKRLAVSRLGKQVMELKNVSAGYGDRQVLSDVNWLIGPGDRYGILGENGAGKSTLLKVMTGRMLPSAGYVKIGKSVKFGILSQHLDQLREKDDWRVEELLATFKKYYVVDGKPQSPEQLLERLGFERREFPTFIKDLSGGQRRRLSILCVLLREPNVLILDEPGNDLDTDMLAVLEDLLDTWPGTLILVSHDRYLMERVTDDQFALIDGHVRHVPGGVDEYLSLLDGSIQKSNSTSGAATPNVDAQGEKDAGQAPTGLSNAERRELKKRYDAVARKLQKLEGEPERLRARMAGLDASDYQGLMDAQAQIDEVEAQVDELETEWIELSDRLGLD; from the coding sequence TTGGGAATTCTTATTGGCTGCGAGCACCTGAGCATGGAGTGGCCGGGCAAGCAGGTGCTGCGCGACCAGACCATAGGCATCAACGAGGGCGAGCGCATAGGCATCGTCGGCAGGAACGGCGACGGAAAGTCGACGCTTCTGGAGCTGGTGGCGAAGCGCCTGGAGCCGGACTCTGGCAAGGTGACGTACCGAAACAACATCGAGGTTGGCATGCTTGCCCAGGACGACGCGCTCGACGACGCGGACACGGTGGAGCACGCCGTGGTGGGCGACGTGCCGGAGTACGTGTGGGCATCCGACCCCAAGGTGCGCTCCATCGTGGACGAGCTTCTGGGCGACGTGGACTGGCACGCAAGGGTGGGCGAGCTCTCTGGCGGGCAGCGCCGACGTTGCGACCTGGCGCGCGTGCTCGTGGGCACGTGGGACGTGATCCTGATGGACGAGCCCACGAACCACCTGGACATGGGCGCGATCACGTGGCTTGCGCGCCACCTGAGGCACCGCTGGCAGCAGGGGCAGGGCGCCCTTCTCGTCGTGACGCACGACCGCTGGTTTCTGGACGAGGTGTGCGAGCACATGTGGGAGGTGCACGACGGGGTCATCGACCCGTTCGAGGGCGGCTACTCCGCGTACATACAGCAGCGCGTGGAGCGTCAGCGCCAGGCGGCCGTGACGGAGGAGCGCCGCCAGAACACCCTGCGCAAGGAGCTCAACTGGCTCGCGCACGGCGCGAAGGCGCGCTCGAGCAAGCCAAAGTTCAGGATCGACGCCGCGATGGCGCTTCTGGCGGACGACCCGCCGCTGCGCAACACCACCGAGCTCAAGCGCCTTGCCGTGAGCCGCCTGGGCAAGCAGGTGATGGAGCTTAAGAACGTGAGCGCCGGCTACGGCGACCGCCAGGTGCTGAGCGACGTGAACTGGCTCATAGGGCCGGGCGACCGCTACGGCATCCTGGGCGAGAACGGCGCCGGCAAGTCCACGCTCCTGAAGGTGATGACGGGCCGCATGCTGCCGAGCGCCGGCTACGTGAAGATCGGCAAGTCCGTGAAGTTCGGCATCCTTTCGCAGCACCTGGACCAGCTGCGCGAGAAGGACGACTGGCGCGTGGAGGAGCTCCTGGCCACGTTCAAGAAGTACTACGTGGTGGACGGCAAGCCGCAGAGCCCGGAGCAGCTGCTGGAGCGCCTGGGCTTCGAGCGCAGGGAGTTCCCGACGTTCATAAAGGACCTGTCCGGCGGCCAGAGGCGGCGCCTGTCGATACTGTGCGTCCTTCTCCGCGAGCCCAACGTGCTCATCCTGGACGAGCCCGGAAACGACCTCGACACGGACATGCTCGCCGTGCTGGAGGACCTCCTTGACACGTGGCCGGGCACGCTCATTTTGGTGAGCCACGACCGCTACCTGATGGAGCGCGTGACGGACGACCAGTTTGCCCTGATAGACGGCCACGTGCGCCATGTGCCGGGCGGCGTGGACGAATACCTATCGCTTTTGGATGGCAGCATACAAAAGTCGAATTCGACAAGCGGTGCCGCTACGCCTAACGTGGATGCGCAGGGCGAGAAGGACGCCGGCCAGGCGCCGACGGGCCTTTCCAACGCCGAGCGCCGCGAGCTGAAGAAGCGCTACGACGCCGTGGCGCGCAAGCTGCAGAAGCTCGAGGGCGAGCCGGAGCGGCTGCGTGCGCGCATGGCGGGGCTTGACGCATCGGACTACCAGGGCCTCATGGACGCGCAGGCCCAGATAGACGAGGTGGAGGCGCAGGTGGACGAGCTCGAGACGGAGTGGATAGAGCTTTCGGACCGGCTGGGCCTGGACTAG
- a CDS encoding deoxyribonuclease IV, producing the protein MGAITIGCHLSTSGGYEAMGRTALEIGANTFAFFTRNPRGGSAKALDPKDVEALLALMGTHGFGRLVAHAPYTMNLCSATPRTVEFAREAMAGDLERMEALPGNYYNFHPGSHVRQGADRGIELICEGLNQVLVRGQRTRVLLETMAGKGTEVGRSFEELARIIDGTHEDQLLGVCLDTCHVSDAGYDVAGDLDGVLDEFDRVIGLDRLCALHLNDSKNPRGSHKDRHEKIGVGTLGLDAFRAVVRNPRTRDLPMILETPNDLAGYKREIVLLRGLAADVEE; encoded by the coding sequence GTGGGCGCGATCACGATCGGCTGCCACCTGTCCACGTCCGGCGGATACGAGGCCATGGGCAGGACGGCGCTCGAGATCGGCGCGAACACGTTCGCGTTCTTCACGCGCAACCCCAGGGGCGGAAGCGCGAAGGCGCTGGACCCGAAGGACGTGGAGGCGCTTCTCGCCCTGATGGGCACGCACGGCTTTGGGAGGCTCGTGGCGCACGCGCCGTACACCATGAATCTGTGCTCGGCCACGCCCAGGACCGTGGAATTTGCGCGCGAGGCCATGGCCGGTGACCTTGAGCGCATGGAGGCGCTGCCGGGCAACTACTACAACTTCCATCCCGGCAGCCACGTGAGGCAGGGGGCTGATCGCGGCATCGAGCTCATCTGCGAGGGGCTGAACCAGGTGCTCGTGCGCGGGCAGCGCACGCGCGTGCTGCTGGAGACCATGGCCGGCAAGGGCACGGAGGTGGGTCGGAGCTTCGAGGAGTTGGCGCGCATCATCGACGGCACGCACGAGGACCAGCTGCTTGGCGTGTGCCTGGACACGTGCCACGTGAGCGACGCCGGCTACGACGTGGCGGGCGACCTGGATGGCGTGCTGGACGAGTTCGACCGCGTGATCGGCCTCGACCGGCTGTGCGCGCTGCACCTGAACGACTCGAAGAACCCCCGCGGCTCGCACAAGGACCGCCACGAGAAGATCGGCGTGGGCACGCTGGGCCTGGACGCCTTCCGCGCGGTGGTGAGAAACCCCAGGACGCGCGACCTGCCGATGATACTGGAGACGCCGAACGACCTTGCGGGGTACAAGCGCGAGATTGTGCTTCTGCGTGGGCTCGCGGCGGACGTGGAGGAATAG
- the coaBC gene encoding bifunctional phosphopantothenoylcysteine decarboxylase/phosphopantothenate--cysteine ligase CoaBC, whose product MANVTLVVCGGIAAYKACEVLRGLQKAGCDVRVAMTQDATRFVGATTFGALTHHEVVTSLYGMHETAIPHVEAADFADLVLVVPATANVMAKMACGIADDAATATILAAHSDVLVAPAMNVNMWRNPATQANVALLRERGIRFVMPASGELACGYVGEGKLAPVEDIVAAALDLLGKAEGVVYAQGKGAGEKDAALAGKNIVVTAGPTHEAIDPVRYIANASTGKMGYAIAREAARRGAHVTLVSGPTALEAPEDVRRVDVVSAAQMYEAALAAFEGADAAICAAAVADYTPKAPADHKLKKTAERLDRIELVETADILRDLSARKGGRVVVGFAAETDDLLAHARQKLARKGCDLIVANDVSRADSTFGSDTDRVAFVYPDRVEQMETLPLERVAAELLDRLGTLLGEVR is encoded by the coding sequence ATGGCCAACGTGACGTTGGTGGTGTGCGGCGGCATTGCGGCGTACAAGGCGTGCGAGGTCTTGCGTGGCCTGCAGAAGGCCGGCTGCGACGTGCGCGTTGCCATGACGCAGGACGCGACGCGCTTCGTGGGCGCCACCACGTTCGGGGCGCTTACGCACCACGAGGTCGTGACGTCGCTCTATGGCATGCACGAGACGGCCATCCCGCACGTGGAGGCCGCGGACTTCGCGGACCTGGTGCTCGTGGTGCCCGCGACGGCGAACGTGATGGCGAAGATGGCGTGCGGCATCGCGGACGACGCGGCAACGGCAACGATCCTGGCGGCGCACTCGGACGTGCTGGTGGCGCCGGCCATGAACGTGAACATGTGGCGCAACCCCGCGACGCAGGCGAACGTGGCGCTGCTGCGCGAGCGCGGCATACGCTTCGTGATGCCAGCGTCCGGCGAGCTTGCCTGCGGGTACGTGGGCGAGGGCAAGCTCGCGCCCGTGGAGGACATCGTGGCCGCGGCGCTTGACCTTCTTGGCAAGGCCGAAGGCGTGGTTTACGCGCAAGGGAAGGGCGCAGGCGAGAAGGACGCGGCGCTTGCGGGCAAAAACATAGTCGTGACGGCGGGGCCCACCCACGAGGCGATCGACCCCGTGCGCTACATCGCGAACGCGTCCACCGGCAAGATGGGCTATGCCATCGCGCGCGAGGCCGCACGCCGCGGCGCGCACGTGACGCTCGTGAGCGGCCCGACGGCGCTTGAGGCACCCGAAGACGTGCGCCGCGTGGACGTGGTGAGCGCCGCCCAGATGTACGAGGCGGCGCTTGCGGCGTTCGAGGGGGCGGACGCGGCGATATGTGCCGCCGCGGTGGCGGACTACACGCCGAAGGCGCCGGCGGACCACAAGCTGAAGAAGACGGCGGAGCGCCTGGACCGCATCGAGCTCGTGGAGACGGCGGACATCCTGCGCGACCTGAGCGCACGCAAGGGTGGGCGCGTCGTGGTGGGGTTTGCGGCCGAGACGGACGACCTTCTTGCCCACGCGCGCCAGAAGCTTGCGCGCAAGGGCTGCGACCTCATCGTTGCGAACGACGTGAGCAGGGCCGACAGCACGTTTGGGTCTGACACGGACCGCGTGGCCTTCGTGTACCCTGACCGCGTGGAGCAGATGGAGACCCTGCCGCTCGAGCGCGTGGCGGCAGAGCTGCTGGACAGGCTCGGCACCCTCCTGGGAGAGGTGCGCTAG
- a CDS encoding zinc ribbon domain-containing protein, translating into MNDYEALLRLQQIDLELMRDSRRLKAMPQQKRIAAADAAKRKVAGELTKIVGQRKDAELELQDAEAEHEHLMQKTDEVKALAQEGDYRQASSIEQQLTSLAKKMEKIEFNYKEMSDRLKRLQKAERNARDLDAKIDEERTAQQASFERETADIMARVRQLAEERKRMVAALDEDTLARYDAAAKRFGGLAVEKLEGNVPSICRVKLQPSLFSDLKHAGSITECPYCHRLLVTEEVAD; encoded by the coding sequence ATGAACGACTACGAGGCGCTCCTGCGCCTTCAGCAGATTGACCTGGAGCTCATGCGCGACAGTCGCAGGCTCAAGGCGATGCCGCAGCAGAAGAGGATCGCCGCGGCCGACGCGGCGAAGCGCAAGGTCGCCGGCGAGCTCACGAAGATCGTGGGCCAGCGAAAGGACGCCGAGCTCGAGCTTCAGGACGCAGAGGCGGAGCACGAGCACCTGATGCAGAAGACGGACGAGGTGAAGGCCCTTGCGCAGGAGGGCGACTACCGCCAGGCGTCAAGCATCGAGCAGCAGCTGACCTCGCTCGCCAAGAAGATGGAGAAGATCGAGTTCAACTACAAGGAGATGTCCGACCGCCTGAAGCGTCTGCAGAAGGCCGAGAGGAACGCACGCGACCTGGACGCGAAGATCGACGAGGAACGCACGGCACAGCAGGCGTCGTTCGAGCGCGAAACCGCGGACATAATGGCGCGGGTGCGCCAGCTGGCCGAGGAGCGCAAGCGCATGGTCGCCGCGCTGGACGAGGACACGCTCGCGCGCTACGACGCCGCGGCGAAGCGCTTTGGCGGACTGGCCGTTGAGAAGCTGGAGGGAAACGTGCCCTCGATCTGCCGGGTGAAGCTGCAGCCGAGCCTGTTCAGCGACCTGAAGCACGCCGGGTCGATCACGGAGTGCCCGTACTGCCACCGCCTGCTGGTGACCGAGGAGGTCGCCGACTGA
- a CDS encoding cysteine desulfurase family protein — protein sequence MQKNNYVYLDYAASAPMCEEAIEAERAYEESEIAGANPNSLHTLGRMAYAKLEQCRRDIARCVGGGFRPSDVVFTSGGTESNNLALYGMAEGARDRDRKRTRVIVSAIEHDSELDVVPALRGRGFEVELARPNREGVVTEEAVRKLLGPDVALVSVMSANNETGVVQPVGKIARAAHEAGALFHTDAVQAFGRIPLDVDQADAVSIAAHKIGGPVGIGALMVRSRCPLRPQSFGGGQEQGRRPGTQDVRGALAFSAAARRCADGLERTRELVQGRANALFSRLCAEGTGILPTVSATVDEGRLPGMVSVMVPSLDSETLILKLDQAGFEVSAGSACSSGSLDPSHVLSAMGIARGDALGSLRISFDERVGEDDLDRFADALLDIVLSNRR from the coding sequence ATGCAGAAGAATAACTACGTGTACCTGGACTATGCGGCCTCCGCGCCCATGTGCGAGGAGGCCATCGAGGCCGAGCGCGCATACGAGGAGTCCGAGATAGCGGGCGCGAACCCGAACTCTCTCCATACGCTCGGTCGCATGGCGTATGCAAAGTTGGAGCAGTGCCGTCGCGACATCGCGCGCTGCGTGGGCGGCGGCTTCAGGCCGTCGGACGTGGTGTTCACCTCGGGCGGCACCGAGTCGAACAACCTCGCGCTGTACGGCATGGCCGAGGGCGCGCGCGACCGCGACCGCAAAAGGACGAGGGTCATCGTGTCTGCCATCGAGCACGACAGCGAGCTCGACGTGGTGCCGGCGCTGCGCGGACGCGGCTTCGAGGTGGAGCTCGCCCGGCCAAACCGCGAGGGCGTCGTGACGGAGGAGGCCGTGCGGAAGCTGCTGGGTCCGGACGTGGCGCTCGTGAGCGTGATGAGCGCGAACAACGAGACCGGCGTCGTGCAGCCAGTGGGAAAGATCGCCCGCGCGGCGCACGAGGCGGGCGCGCTGTTCCACACGGACGCGGTGCAGGCGTTCGGGCGCATACCGCTCGACGTGGACCAGGCGGATGCCGTGAGCATCGCGGCGCACAAGATCGGCGGCCCGGTGGGCATAGGCGCGCTCATGGTGCGCTCGCGCTGTCCCTTGAGGCCCCAGAGCTTCGGCGGCGGTCAGGAGCAGGGGCGTCGCCCCGGCACGCAGGACGTGCGCGGCGCGCTCGCGTTTTCGGCTGCGGCGAGGCGCTGCGCGGACGGCCTGGAGCGTACCCGCGAGCTTGTCCAGGGCAGGGCGAACGCGCTCTTCTCGCGCCTGTGTGCGGAGGGGACGGGCATCCTGCCCACGGTGAGCGCCACGGTGGACGAGGGGCGCCTGCCTGGGATGGTCTCCGTCATGGTGCCGAGCCTGGACTCCGAGACGCTCATACTGAAGCTTGACCAGGCGGGGTTCGAGGTGTCCGCGGGATCGGCGTGCTCGTCTGGCTCGCTCGACCCCAGCCACGTGCTCTCCGCCATGGGGATCGCCCGGGGCGACGCCCTGGGATCGCTCAGGATTTCGTTCGACGAGCGCGTGGGCGAGGACGACCTGGACCGCTTCGCGGACGCACTGCTCGACATCGTCTTAAGCAACCGGAGGTAG
- the rpe gene encoding ribulose-phosphate 3-epimerase, producing the protein MSNESVLIAPSVLSADFTRLGEELESIANADLVHYDVMDGHFVPNLSFGTEILRQAKAATKLPLDVHLMVTNPEEQVPWYLEAGADVVTFHYEAQTHADRLVGLIHDAGAKACVALNPGTPVVALDAILDELDMVLVMTVNPGFGGQSFIPGSIGKLRALRRMCAEHGVSPLVEVDGGIGADNVGEVVAAGANVIVAGSKVFKAADHAAAIEELRRNGTMGLAKRA; encoded by the coding sequence ATGTCAAACGAAAGCGTACTGATTGCACCGTCGGTCCTCTCGGCCGATTTCACGCGTCTGGGCGAGGAACTCGAGAGCATAGCGAACGCGGACCTCGTCCACTACGACGTGATGGACGGGCACTTCGTGCCGAACCTGAGCTTTGGCACGGAGATCCTACGCCAGGCGAAGGCCGCGACGAAGCTTCCCCTGGACGTGCACCTCATGGTGACGAACCCCGAGGAGCAGGTGCCGTGGTACCTCGAGGCCGGGGCGGACGTCGTGACGTTCCACTACGAGGCCCAGACGCACGCGGACAGGCTCGTGGGGCTCATCCACGACGCCGGAGCGAAGGCGTGCGTCGCTCTTAACCCGGGCACGCCGGTGGTCGCGCTCGACGCGATCCTGGACGAGCTCGACATGGTGCTGGTGATGACGGTGAACCCCGGCTTTGGCGGGCAGAGCTTCATCCCGGGCTCCATCGGGAAGCTGAGGGCCCTGCGCAGGATGTGCGCGGAGCACGGCGTGAGCCCTCTCGTCGAGGTGGACGGAGGCATCGGCGCGGACAACGTGGGCGAGGTTGTCGCCGCGGGCGCGAACGTGATAGTAGCCGGAAGCAAGGTGTTCAAGGCGGCGGACCACGCCGCGGCGATTGAGGAGCTCCGCCGCAACGGCACCATGGGGCTCGCCAAGAGGGCATAG